In Aphelocoma coerulescens isolate FSJ_1873_10779 chromosome 25, UR_Acoe_1.0, whole genome shotgun sequence, a genomic segment contains:
- the LOC138098720 gene encoding zinc finger protein 70-like, with amino-acid sequence MEEEAVRKREMPQEPQADKELSMEPREDKFPWQNLVEEAVLSSSPVQESNGEEKPRRSPTRRDSKTSPGCSEEGRPTLCREGGRSFSWISNLVIQQQLHTRERPYKCLECGKSFSHTSNLFTHRCVHTGERTYKCLECGKSFRRNSSLIMHQRLHSGERPYECGQCGKSFRQSSALAGHQRIHTGERPYECPKCGKRFQTSSNLLLHQRTHTEERPFSCPDCGKGFRQNSHLIAHQRIHTGERPYKCEECGMSFRQSSNLTSHRMTHTGERPFSCPDCRKGFNRNSHLVTHRRIHTGERPYECPQCGKSFSDSSLLTRHQRRHR; translated from the exons atggaggaggaggctgtgaggaagagggagatgccccaggagccccaggcag acaaggagctgagcatggagcccagggaggacaaattcccgtggcagaacctggtggaagaggccgttttgagcAGCTCGCCAGTCCAGGAATCcaacggggaggaaaagccccggagatcccCCACGAGGAGGGActccaaaaccagcccagggtgctctgaggagggaagacccaccctgtgccgggaaggtGGCCGGAGCTTCAGCTGGATCTCCAACCTGGTgatccagcagcagcttcacaCCAGGGAGCGGCCCTACAAGTgcctggaatgtgggaagagcttcagccacacTTCCAACCTCTTCACCCACCGCTGTGTGCACACGGGGGAGAGGACCTACAAGTgcctggaatgtgggaagagctttagACGGAACTCCAGCCTCATCATGCACCAGCGCCTGCACTccggggaacggccctatgagtgtgggcagtgtgggaagagcttcaggcagagctcagcactAGCTgggcaccagaggatccacaccggggagaggccctacgagtgtcccaagtgtgggaagaggtttcagaccagctccaatctcctcctgcaccagcgaACACACACGGAGGAGAGGCCCTTCAGCTGTCCCGACTGTGGGAAAGGCTTCAGGCAAAACTCCCATCTCATCGcccaccagcgcatccacaccggggagaggccctacaaaTGTGAGGAATGTGGGATGAGCTTCAGACAGAGCTCCAACCTGACCTCCCACCGGATgacccacactggggagaggcccttcAGCTGTcctgactgcaggaagggcttcaaccGCAACTCCCACCTCgtcacccaccggcgcatccacaccggggagaggccctacgagtgtccccagtgtgggaagagcttctcagacAGCTCTCTCTTGACCCggcaccaacggaggcaccgctaa